From a single Streptomyces liliifuscus genomic region:
- a CDS encoding LysR family transcriptional regulator: MDVHGRDLRYFTSVAEELSFTRAAERLFVSQPALSKQIRMLEKQLGVVLFERDRRTVRLSAAGEALLPHARAVLAAWQAAEAAVEEAKTAERCTLVIGMSTSPGRGLLPALRTRLVSRHPDARPVLCQVNWADPTAGLADGSSDVAFVWLPLPDEDRYQYAVVAREPRLVALPDGHPLAARAASDPEGKVDFTDLLDEPFLALPTEAGPLRDYWLALDARDGRQPRIGGVVASAEETHEAVAGGQGVVLLATGNAPLIVRDEVIAVPVRGISPSQLAVAACQNDKRTLVLAYLAAAREVGATIC, from the coding sequence ATGGACGTCCATGGGCGTGATCTGCGCTACTTCACCTCGGTCGCCGAGGAATTGAGCTTCACCCGCGCCGCCGAGCGGCTGTTCGTCTCCCAGCCGGCACTGAGCAAGCAGATACGGATGCTGGAGAAGCAACTCGGCGTGGTCCTGTTCGAACGGGACCGGCGGACAGTGCGGTTGAGCGCCGCGGGGGAAGCCCTGTTACCGCACGCCCGCGCGGTGCTGGCCGCCTGGCAGGCCGCGGAGGCCGCGGTGGAGGAGGCGAAGACGGCCGAGCGGTGCACTCTGGTGATCGGCATGTCCACCAGTCCGGGCCGCGGGCTGCTGCCCGCTCTGCGGACCCGCCTTGTCTCCCGACATCCGGACGCGCGGCCTGTCCTGTGCCAGGTCAACTGGGCGGATCCCACTGCCGGGTTGGCGGATGGATCCAGCGACGTCGCCTTCGTCTGGCTGCCGCTGCCGGACGAAGACCGTTACCAGTACGCGGTGGTGGCCCGCGAACCTCGGCTGGTCGCGCTTCCGGACGGACACCCCTTGGCGGCGCGGGCCGCGTCCGACCCCGAGGGAAAGGTGGACTTCACCGACCTGCTGGACGAGCCCTTCCTCGCCCTCCCTACGGAGGCCGGCCCGCTGCGGGACTACTGGCTTGCCCTCGACGCCCGGGACGGCCGACAGCCGCGGATCGGCGGGGTGGTGGCCAGCGCCGAGGAGACCCACGAGGCGGTCGCCGGCGGTCAGGGCGTGGTGCTGCTGGCAACCGGCAACGCCCCACTGATCGTCCGGGACGAGGTGATCGCCGTACCGGTCCGGGGCATCTCCCCGTCCCAACTGGCGGTGGCCGCCTGTCAGAACGACAAACGGACACTGGTCCTCGCCTACCTCGCCGCGGCGCGGGAGGTCGGAGCCACGATCTGTTGA
- a CDS encoding oxidoreductase, whose amino-acid sequence MSENSKVWLVTGASSGFGRAIAEAAVAAGDTVIGTARRTEALDDLVAAHPDRVEAIGLDVTDGERIDVVAADVLARYGRVDVLVNSAGRTQVGAFEETTDRELRDLFELHVFGPARLTRALLPQMRERGSGSVVNISSFGGQLSFAGFSAYSATKAALEQLSEGLADEVAPFGIKVLIVEPGAFRTNLFGKGAAYFSEENPAYKEKVGATRQMVQGSGGSQPGDPAKAAAAIRLALDAEKTPLRLALGGDAVDFLAAHLDSVRAELTEWEEVSRGTDFDTE is encoded by the coding sequence ATGAGCGAGAACTCCAAGGTCTGGCTGGTCACCGGCGCGAGCAGCGGTTTCGGGCGGGCCATCGCGGAGGCCGCGGTCGCCGCCGGTGACACGGTGATCGGCACCGCCCGGCGCACCGAGGCGCTGGACGACCTTGTTGCCGCGCACCCTGACCGCGTCGAGGCGATCGGCCTGGACGTCACCGACGGCGAGCGGATCGATGTGGTGGCCGCCGACGTCCTAGCACGCTACGGCAGGGTGGACGTGCTGGTGAACAGCGCCGGCCGCACCCAGGTGGGGGCGTTCGAGGAGACCACCGACCGGGAGCTGCGTGACCTGTTCGAGCTGCACGTGTTCGGTCCTGCGCGTCTGACCCGGGCGCTGCTGCCGCAGATGAGGGAGCGGGGCAGCGGATCGGTCGTGAACATCAGCAGCTTCGGAGGGCAGCTGTCCTTCGCCGGGTTCTCCGCGTACAGCGCGACCAAGGCGGCGCTGGAGCAGCTGTCGGAGGGCTTGGCCGACGAGGTGGCGCCGTTCGGCATCAAGGTGCTGATCGTGGAGCCCGGAGCGTTCCGTACCAACCTGTTCGGCAAGGGCGCGGCGTACTTCTCCGAGGAAAATCCGGCGTACAAGGAGAAGGTCGGCGCGACCCGGCAGATGGTGCAGGGCAGCGGCGGCAGCCAGCCCGGCGACCCGGCGAAGGCCGCGGCAGCGATCCGGCTGGCTCTGGACGCCGAGAAGACCCCGCTCCGCCTTGCCCTCGGCGGAGACGCGGTCGACTTCCTGGCCGCACACCTGGACTCCGTGCGGGCCGAACTCACCGAGTGGGAGGAGGTCTCCCGGGGGACGGACTTCGACACGGAGTGA